Proteins encoded within one genomic window of Christensenellaceae bacterium:
- a CDS encoding CinA family protein: MNISILTVSNSEVISTAPNSALCLVASTLHKSGFNIAENNHLSVDAAVTLSNLTQAYEHSDCVILAVQDQIDYAYVLKKTVAKYFEDEVVPNIYAKNALSNYYKAQNVPLPKDALSHAQMPKSARAILNDLGPMQGFLMEKQGKLLFFMPYTEIELKDMFIKSVLPYLIENTKERSKTIIFKLFGLTQNEILSILKDLRKNKQKINIICSETLLDCELIIDFSEKTEQIVIDGLVSTIYKRLGNYIYADSDISLPECLLGLLNVKNNSLVCAEDATCGAVSAGLLAAGPKAAERLVESFIVPNKNSKIKNLGVDADLFRGANVDANEVVYQMAVGALENSSANFVVATFSKGDTLYLGIGTTDGIHVYTQNFKGLLKERISKFSSAAYFNLIKKIKKNDFNLPQNVVQ, encoded by the coding sequence ATGAATATAAGTATACTTACAGTCAGCAACAGCGAAGTTATATCAACGGCACCAAACAGCGCCCTTTGTTTGGTTGCTTCTACGCTTCACAAAAGCGGTTTTAACATAGCTGAAAACAATCATTTGTCGGTGGATGCCGCTGTAACTCTTAGTAATCTTACGCAGGCTTATGAACACAGTGACTGTGTAATTTTGGCTGTTCAAGATCAGATAGATTATGCTTATGTTTTGAAAAAGACTGTTGCCAAATATTTTGAGGACGAGGTTGTGCCAAATATCTACGCCAAAAACGCGCTTTCAAATTATTATAAGGCGCAAAATGTGCCGCTTCCTAAGGATGCGCTGTCACACGCGCAGATGCCAAAGAGCGCACGGGCAATTTTAAACGATCTTGGCCCCATGCAGGGATTTTTGATGGAAAAGCAAGGCAAGCTGCTGTTTTTTATGCCATATACCGAAATTGAACTGAAGGATATGTTCATAAAATCCGTTTTGCCATATCTTATCGAAAACACCAAGGAGCGCAGCAAGACCATAATTTTTAAGCTTTTTGGGCTGACGCAAAATGAGATTTTATCAATTTTGAAGGACCTTCGGAAAAACAAGCAGAAGATAAACATTATTTGCAGCGAAACGCTTTTGGATTGTGAACTTATTATCGACTTTTCTGAAAAGACCGAGCAGATTGTGATTGACGGGCTTGTTTCCACAATATATAAGAGGCTTGGAAATTACATTTATGCTGACAGCGACATAAGCCTGCCTGAGTGCTTGCTGGGTTTGCTGAATGTCAAAAATAATTCACTTGTTTGTGCCGAGGACGCTACTTGTGGTGCTGTGAGTGCGGGGCTTCTGGCAGCCGGACCCAAGGCCGCCGAGAGACTTGTTGAAAGCTTTATAGTTCCTAATAAAAACAGCAAAATCAAGAATTTGGGCGTTGATGCCGATTTGTTCAGAGGCGCAAATGTTGATGCAAACGAAGTGGTTTATCAGATGGCGGTGGGAGCACTTGAAAATTCATCCGCAAATTTTGTTGTAGCAACCTTTTCAAAAGGTGACACGCTATATCTTGGCATAGGAACTACTGACGGCATACATGTTTACACTCAAAACTTTAAAGGCTTGCTAAAGGAGCGCATTTCAAAGTTCAGTTCGGCCGCCTATTTTAATTTAATTAAGAAAATTAAGAAAAACGATTTTAATTTGCCGCAAAATGTAGTACAATGA
- the rpsO gene encoding 30S ribosomal protein S15, which yields MEKEKKQAVMNKFARDAKDTGSTEVQIALLTERINHLTEHLKVNNNDNHSRRGLLMMVGKRKALLDYLAGQDIEKFREIKKELKIR from the coding sequence ATGGAAAAAGAAAAGAAGCAGGCTGTTATGAACAAGTTTGCAAGGGACGCTAAGGATACCGGTTCGACTGAAGTGCAGATTGCACTCTTAACCGAACGTATCAACCATCTTACCGAACACCTTAAAGTAAACAACAATGACAACCATTCACGCCGAGGTTTGCTTATGATGGTAGGAAAGCGTAAAGCGCTTTTGGACTATTTGGCAGGTCAGGACATTGAGAAGTTCAGAGAAATCAAAAAAGAATTAAAAATCAGATAA
- the recA gene encoding recombinase RecA codes for METKKQELLDQAILQIEKQFGKGAIMKLGEAPLQNIEVISTGCLTLDNALGIGGVPRGRIVEIYGPESSGKTTVALHIVAEAQKSGGTAAFIDAEHALDPIYAGKLGVNIEDLYVSQPDTGEQALDICDTLVRSGVFDIVVIDSVAALTPKAEIEGEMGDSFMGLQARLMSQALRKLTGITNKSKTCIVFINQLRDKIGVMFGSPETTTGGKALKFYASIRMDVRKIDQVKDGNELSGNRVRVKVVKNKLAPPFRQAEFDIIFGKGISNEGCIVDLATEFEILQKSGSWYSYKDEKIAQGKENIKTYLEKNPEISKEIVEQIKAKIAEKNQQKD; via the coding sequence ATGGAAACCAAAAAACAGGAGCTGCTGGATCAGGCGATTTTGCAGATAGAAAAACAGTTTGGCAAAGGTGCTATTATGAAGCTGGGAGAAGCTCCCCTTCAAAACATTGAAGTTATTTCAACGGGATGTTTGACGCTTGACAACGCCCTTGGCATCGGAGGTGTTCCAAGAGGAAGGATTGTGGAAATTTATGGACCTGAGTCTTCGGGCAAAACCACGGTTGCGCTTCATATTGTGGCTGAGGCCCAAAAAAGTGGCGGAACGGCAGCGTTTATTGACGCTGAGCACGCTCTTGACCCAATTTATGCCGGAAAGCTTGGCGTAAATATTGAGGATTTATATGTTTCGCAGCCTGACACGGGCGAGCAGGCGCTGGATATCTGTGACACATTGGTTCGAAGCGGCGTATTTGATATTGTGGTTATAGATTCAGTGGCGGCTCTTACTCCAAAGGCTGAAATTGAAGGCGAGATGGGTGACAGTTTTATGGGGCTTCAGGCAAGACTGATGAGTCAGGCACTGAGAAAGTTGACCGGAATTACCAACAAAAGCAAGACCTGTATTGTGTTTATCAACCAGCTGAGAGACAAAATCGGTGTTATGTTCGGTTCGCCTGAAACTACCACCGGCGGAAAAGCTCTCAAATTTTATGCAAGCATCAGGATGGATGTGCGCAAAATTGACCAGGTTAAAGACGGAAATGAGCTTTCGGGAAATCGCGTGAGAGTAAAGGTTGTAAAAAACAAGCTTGCGCCGCCTTTCAGGCAGGCCGAGTTTGACATTATTTTTGGCAAGGGTATTTCAAATGAGGGCTGTATTGTTGATTTGGCCACCGAGTTTGAAATTTTGCAAAAGAGCGGCTCGTGGTATTCATATAAGGATGAAAAGATAGCGCAAGGTAAAGAAAATATAAAAACATATCTGGAAAAGAATCCTGAGATATCAAAAGAAATAGTAGAGCAGATAAAAGCAAAGATTGCCGAGAAAAACCAGCAAAAGGACTGA
- a CDS encoding DNA translocase FtsK: MILIGIGVLTQRRFVHQKKYPIYLGLAFFCIIAMIHVAVTGALNNGNFFSYLSDCYGAKYTAGGLLVGIFTFPFMSFLNPVAAYVFFSIVLVVLISLIIEYLYAVRQFAVLSHNNTRVEKEEPNIDVIVPYFEGTQTKSAPPPEEEEPAPAETFKQGSRARDILGLNKTEQAESAAQPRQRLYDSEPKPNPVASIPQPSEQWMNRSMGKNPTETADIRPPKYVHDPNNVIGRPESIMDIRNREYLQSIHKVVPENVVPIINAETVGSRIEPLQNRNINVVPQPITPIPPISQSIQQSSTVPIEPQPIIPNPIISNVDNLAPKLSPLNPNNFKTGDDKSSFDEGKSIISSVEDFSQPKENVAEKFNIPQGMKRQQEMSVQISIPGTEREKTAKAQPAPKYKRVSRYNRPPVEMLNVITHDISGYEHQQQQNIEKLEEVLNKFGIAAKVIAVRRGPAVTRYEVSIPMGVGVKKLINHNLDISMALAARGEIRIEAPIPGKSAVGIEVPNNGIDAVGLRDIVDTEKFRSAHSPLSFAVGKDIDGTVYVGDIAKMPHLLVAGATGSGKSVALNSMLISLLYKASPEDLKLIIVDPKRVEFTLFNGLPHMLIPNSITDTNKAINALNWLINEMERRYELFQNCYVKNIHEYNSQSQVVSGQSDKLPFIVLIVDEFGDLMAGPHRRDFEDQIIKLTQKARAAGIHIILATQRPSVDVITGTIKINLPSRMAFAVNTFEDSRTILGCGGADKLLGRGDMLYMASSSPAPIRLQGAFVDTPEIAAIIKYVKEHNETHFDEELEVQITSNPDTGDKGEASAGGGNTGGVDALMQDALKLVIDSGNASVSMLQRRFSIGFNRAARIVDQMEEAGFVGPQDGSKSRKVYITMEHFNELFGSKE; the protein is encoded by the coding sequence ATGATATTAATAGGAATCGGCGTGCTCACGCAGCGCCGTTTTGTGCATCAAAAAAAGTACCCAATTTATTTGGGCCTTGCGTTTTTTTGCATAATTGCCATGATACATGTGGCTGTGACAGGTGCTCTTAACAACGGGAATTTCTTTTCTTATCTTAGTGACTGTTATGGTGCCAAATATACCGCAGGTGGGTTGCTTGTAGGTATCTTTACCTTTCCGTTTATGAGTTTTCTAAACCCGGTTGCAGCGTATGTGTTCTTTTCAATCGTGCTGGTTGTATTGATATCCCTGATAATAGAATACCTTTATGCCGTACGTCAGTTTGCGGTTTTAAGCCATAACAACACAAGGGTGGAAAAGGAAGAGCCTAATATAGATGTTATTGTGCCATATTTTGAGGGCACTCAAACAAAAAGTGCTCCGCCGCCTGAAGAGGAAGAGCCTGCGCCCGCCGAAACATTTAAGCAAGGGTCAAGAGCTAGGGATATTCTGGGGCTTAATAAGACCGAGCAGGCAGAGTCTGCGGCGCAGCCCCGTCAGCGGCTTTATGATAGTGAGCCCAAACCTAATCCTGTGGCTTCCATTCCTCAGCCGAGTGAACAGTGGATGAACCGTAGCATGGGCAAGAATCCAACCGAAACTGCGGATATTCGTCCTCCCAAGTATGTGCATGACCCCAACAATGTAATAGGCAGACCTGAGAGTATTATGGATATAAGAAACCGTGAATATCTTCAGAGTATTCACAAGGTTGTGCCTGAAAATGTTGTTCCCATCATCAATGCCGAGACAGTTGGCAGCAGAATTGAACCGCTTCAAAATAGAAACATAAATGTCGTGCCGCAGCCGATTACACCGATACCGCCGATATCTCAGTCAATACAGCAGTCTTCCACGGTGCCTATAGAGCCGCAGCCGATTATACCTAATCCGATAATCAGCAATGTAGACAATCTGGCTCCTAAATTGTCGCCGCTTAATCCAAATAACTTTAAAACCGGTGACGACAAGAGTAGTTTTGACGAGGGTAAATCAATAATAAGCTCGGTTGAAGATTTCAGTCAGCCAAAAGAAAATGTTGCTGAAAAGTTTAATATTCCTCAGGGTATGAAGCGTCAGCAGGAAATGAGTGTACAGATAAGTATTCCGGGCACTGAACGCGAAAAGACCGCCAAAGCGCAGCCTGCGCCAAAATATAAGAGAGTTTCAAGATATAACAGGCCCCCTGTGGAGATGCTTAATGTTATTACGCATGATATATCAGGATATGAACACCAGCAGCAACAAAATATTGAAAAGCTTGAGGAAGTGCTTAACAAGTTTGGTATTGCCGCCAAGGTTATTGCAGTGCGAAGAGGCCCTGCAGTTACGCGTTATGAGGTGTCTATACCCATGGGCGTGGGTGTAAAGAAGCTGATAAATCACAATTTGGATATATCAATGGCTCTTGCTGCCCGCGGTGAAATAAGAATAGAAGCACCTATACCCGGCAAGAGTGCTGTGGGAATTGAGGTGCCCAACAACGGCATTGATGCAGTAGGTTTGCGTGACATTGTCGACACTGAAAAATTCAGGTCGGCACATTCGCCGCTCAGCTTTGCAGTGGGCAAAGACATTGACGGCACCGTTTATGTGGGTGATATCGCAAAGATGCCGCACTTGCTTGTTGCAGGTGCTACCGGCTCAGGAAAGAGCGTTGCACTAAACAGTATGCTTATAAGCTTACTATACAAAGCCTCACCTGAGGATTTGAAGCTGATTATTGTTGACCCCAAAAGGGTGGAGTTTACGTTATTCAACGGCTTACCTCACATGCTTATACCAAACTCCATAACTGACACCAACAAGGCTATCAATGCCCTGAATTGGCTTATTAATGAGATGGAACGCAGATATGAGCTTTTTCAAAATTGTTATGTTAAAAACATTCACGAATATAACAGTCAGTCTCAGGTAGTGAGCGGACAGAGCGATAAGCTGCCGTTTATTGTGCTTATAGTTGACGAGTTTGGTGACCTTATGGCTGGGCCACATCGAAGAGACTTTGAGGACCAAATAATCAAGCTTACCCAAAAAGCAAGGGCGGCGGGTATTCATATAATTCTGGCTACTCAGCGTCCGTCGGTGGATGTTATTACCGGAACCATCAAGATTAACCTGCCTTCGCGTATGGCATTTGCCGTCAACACCTTTGAAGACTCCCGAACTATTCTGGGCTGCGGCGGTGCTGACAAGTTGCTGGGCCGGGGAGACATGCTCTATATGGCTTCCAGCAGTCCGGCTCCCATAAGGCTTCAAGGTGCGTTTGTAGATACTCCCGAAATTGCGGCAATTATAAAATATGTCAAAGAACATAATGAAACACATTTTGATGAGGAGCTTGAAGTTCAGATTACCAGCAATCCTGATACGGGCGACAAAGGTGAGGCTTCTGCTGGCGGCGGCAATACGGGCGGCGTGGACGCTCTTATGCAAGACGCTCTGAAGCTTGTAATTGACAGTGGAAATGCTTCGGTGTCAATGCTTCAGCGAAGGTTTTCAATAGGCTTCAACCGTGCAGCACGTATCGTTGACCAGATGGAAGAGGCGGGCTTTGTTGGCCCTCAGGACGGCAGTAAATCGCGAAAGGTGTATATTACCATGGAGCATTTTAATGAGCTGTTCGGCTCAAAAGAATAA
- a CDS encoding polysaccharide deacetylase family protein, with the protein MKILGFWSGNEKGFVHVISNFVILGVILGVGFISLFVPIVSASNFEEGFPIYSGNPNRKNITLMINVYWGTEFIEPMLDIFDAQNVKTTFFVGGMWVTQEEELLKEISGRGHEIANHGYSHKDHKKLNLTQNQDEIYNTHQKVVEVLGLGMKLFAPPSGSFGDITLQVAKNLGYKTIMWSKDTVDWRDQNKQLIFSRATTNLKNGDLILMHPTSKTLEALNDIIISIKTQGFSLVTVSENIA; encoded by the coding sequence ATGAAGATTTTAGGTTTTTGGTCGGGTAACGAGAAAGGTTTTGTACATGTTATATCCAATTTTGTGATACTTGGCGTTATTTTGGGTGTTGGGTTCATCAGTCTTTTTGTGCCGATTGTTTCCGCGTCAAATTTTGAGGAAGGCTTTCCGATTTATTCGGGCAATCCAAACCGTAAGAATATTACGCTTATGATAAATGTTTATTGGGGCACTGAGTTCATTGAACCAATGCTGGATATTTTTGACGCGCAAAATGTTAAAACCACCTTTTTTGTGGGAGGTATGTGGGTAACTCAGGAAGAGGAACTGCTCAAGGAAATAAGCGGCAGAGGCCATGAAATAGCTAATCACGGTTATAGTCACAAGGACCATAAAAAGCTGAACTTAACTCAAAATCAGGATGAGATATACAACACTCATCAGAAGGTTGTGGAGGTATTGGGTTTGGGCATGAAACTTTTTGCGCCTCCCAGTGGCAGTTTTGGCGATATCACGCTTCAGGTGGCAAAAAACTTGGGCTATAAGACCATTATGTGGAGCAAAGACACCGTGGATTGGCGCGATCAAAACAAGCAGCTGATTTTTAGCAGGGCTACAACCAACCTTAAAAACGGTGATCTGATTTTGATGCATCCCACCTCAAAAACGCTGGAGGCTCTAAATGATATAATCATCAGTATCAAAACACAGGGCTTCAGTTTGGTTACGGTCAGTGAAAATATTGCGTAA
- the rimO gene encoding 30S ribosomal protein S12 methylthiotransferase RimO, with the protein MTEEKLNKTVGFVSLGCDKNRVDTESIITTLYANGFKTTGNINDAQIIIINTCAFLKSARDEALATMLEMLDYKKTSAEKIIVAGCLCQMDDKLKEKYPEIDAFITPKDYGDIAKIIYGLYGKPYKNSNGVPDYRKITTPGHFAYLKIAEGCDNSCSYCTIPKIKGPYVSEPIESLVKTATILAEQGVKELILVAQDTTRYGLDLYKKQTIAELLKKLSEINGIEWIRLHYCYPEMLTPAIINEIATNPKVVKYLDIPFQHVSTKVLKSMNRAGNEQSVKLIVEMLRSKIPEIVLRSTFIVGFPGETNEDFKLLLKFLKEYKLDAVGFFAYSNEEGTPSFEFDGQLSQKEKQKRLEAAQKIQSKIAFELNQKFIGATQKVLCDGFDQANGLYYGRNYGSSPDVDFVVYINGKCSIGDFVSVKITDATDEYLIGEIA; encoded by the coding sequence TTGACTGAAGAAAAACTAAACAAAACAGTTGGATTTGTGTCGCTTGGGTGTGACAAAAACAGGGTGGATACCGAAAGCATAATAACCACTCTTTATGCTAATGGTTTTAAAACAACAGGAAACATAAATGATGCTCAGATAATAATAATAAACACCTGTGCTTTTTTAAAGTCTGCTCGTGATGAGGCTCTTGCCACTATGCTTGAAATGCTGGATTATAAAAAGACAAGTGCCGAAAAAATAATCGTGGCAGGCTGTCTTTGTCAAATGGATGATAAGCTCAAAGAAAAGTATCCTGAGATTGACGCTTTTATTACGCCCAAGGATTATGGCGATATTGCAAAGATAATATACGGCCTTTATGGAAAGCCTTATAAAAACTCCAACGGTGTTCCGGATTATCGCAAAATTACAACGCCCGGGCATTTTGCATATCTTAAGATTGCCGAAGGCTGTGACAATTCCTGTAGCTATTGCACAATTCCAAAAATTAAAGGACCCTATGTCAGCGAACCTATTGAAAGTCTTGTAAAAACGGCGACGATACTTGCTGAGCAGGGAGTGAAGGAGCTCATTTTGGTGGCGCAGGATACCACAAGGTATGGGCTTGACTTATATAAAAAACAGACTATTGCTGAGCTTTTAAAAAAGCTTAGTGAAATTAATGGTATTGAATGGATACGCTTGCATTATTGTTATCCTGAGATGCTGACGCCGGCAATAATAAACGAAATTGCGACTAACCCCAAGGTTGTAAAGTATCTGGATATTCCGTTTCAGCATGTAAGCACAAAGGTACTTAAGTCCATGAACAGAGCAGGCAACGAGCAATCTGTAAAATTGATTGTTGAAATGCTGCGCTCTAAAATTCCGGAGATAGTGCTCAGGTCCACTTTTATTGTAGGCTTTCCGGGGGAAACTAATGAGGACTTTAAACTTCTTTTGAAGTTTTTGAAGGAATATAAATTGGATGCCGTCGGCTTCTTTGCATATTCAAATGAAGAGGGAACTCCATCTTTTGAATTTGATGGGCAACTTAGTCAAAAAGAAAAGCAAAAGAGGCTGGAGGCCGCTCAGAAGATTCAAAGCAAAATTGCCTTTGAGCTAAATCAAAAGTTTATAGGCGCCACCCAAAAGGTGTTGTGCGACGGATTTGATCAGGCGAATGGCCTATATTATGGGCGTAACTATGGTAGCTCACCGGACGTTGATTTTGTTGTGTATATAAATGGGAAATGCAGTATAGGTGATTTTGTATCAGTAAAAATTACTGATGCAACAGACGAGTATTTGATAGGGGAAATTGCATAG
- a CDS encoding polyribonucleotide nucleotidyltransferase, translating into MKHMNADKKGTSFETSIGGKKVTVLTGKYAEQSNGSCMISCGETVLLANVCMANKPRDGIDFFPLSVDYEEKMYAVGKIPGGFKKREGRASDKAILTSRLCDRPLRPLFPKGFYNDVTIVITALSVDPAYAPEPLAMLASSVALTISDIPFMGPTGAVSVGLIDGKYIANPTSEQREKSVMHVYVSGTKEAILMVEAAANEVSEKEMLGAIMFAHEEIKNLVDFQQKIQKKVGVKKATDYPIILPASEVFDAVRDYADKRLDKALDNFEREERQKKQSEVEEDVKEHFKDKFDERSLDEVLYKIVKSKVREKILSKGVRPDGRKSTEIRPIWCDVGMLPRVHGSAVFTRGQTQVLTALTLGMMNEVQRLEGLDDEEEKRYVHHYNMPAYATGEARSLKLPGRREIGHGALAERALEPVIPSEEEFPYALRLVSEVLSSNGSSSMASTCGSTLALLDAGVPIKSPVAGIAMGLIKDPKTNKVAILSDIQGLEDFLGDMDFKVTGTTKGITAIQMDIKIAGIDEKILQTALEQARVGRIEILGEMLKVIKVPNKNLNKYAPKIITFNIDPDKIRDVIGSGGKVINKIIEETGVKINIEDDGKVDIASSDEVQLKRAKEIVMGIVEDLEVGKEYDGKVMRIMQFGAFVEVLPTKEGMIHISKLSEEHVAKVTDVVNIGDKVRVKAIKVDEKGRVDFRLVKKL; encoded by the coding sequence ATGAAACATATGAATGCAGACAAAAAGGGTACATCCTTTGAAACTTCTATCGGCGGCAAAAAGGTAACAGTTCTCACCGGAAAGTATGCCGAGCAGTCAAACGGTTCGTGCATGATCAGCTGCGGTGAAACTGTTTTGCTGGCCAACGTTTGTATGGCGAACAAACCGCGCGACGGCATAGACTTTTTCCCGCTGAGCGTGGACTATGAAGAAAAAATGTATGCCGTTGGCAAAATCCCCGGAGGGTTTAAAAAGCGTGAAGGGCGGGCCAGCGACAAGGCAATATTGACCTCAAGGCTTTGTGACAGGCCGCTGAGACCTTTATTTCCAAAGGGGTTTTATAATGATGTTACAATTGTGATAACTGCGCTTTCTGTAGACCCCGCTTATGCCCCCGAGCCGCTTGCTATGCTGGCCTCATCCGTTGCTCTTACCATCTCGGATATCCCGTTTATGGGGCCTACAGGTGCTGTTTCGGTAGGGCTTATTGACGGTAAGTATATTGCCAACCCGACTTCTGAGCAGCGTGAAAAAAGTGTTATGCATGTATATGTCAGCGGAACCAAGGAAGCCATTTTGATGGTGGAGGCGGCTGCTAATGAAGTCAGCGAAAAAGAAATGCTGGGCGCAATTATGTTTGCTCACGAAGAAATTAAGAATCTGGTTGACTTTCAGCAAAAAATTCAAAAGAAGGTCGGAGTTAAGAAAGCAACCGATTATCCGATAATTTTGCCGGCAAGTGAAGTTTTTGATGCGGTGAGAGATTATGCCGACAAAAGGCTTGATAAAGCTCTTGACAATTTTGAACGTGAAGAAAGACAGAAAAAGCAGAGTGAAGTTGAAGAGGACGTTAAAGAGCACTTTAAAGATAAGTTTGACGAGCGTTCACTTGATGAAGTGCTTTATAAAATAGTCAAAAGCAAGGTGCGTGAAAAAATATTGTCAAAGGGCGTTCGTCCGGATGGGCGTAAGTCCACTGAAATCAGACCCATTTGGTGTGACGTTGGGATGCTTCCAAGAGTTCACGGAAGTGCTGTGTTCACCCGAGGTCAGACTCAGGTTTTAACCGCGCTTACTCTTGGCATGATGAACGAAGTTCAGCGGCTTGAAGGGCTTGACGATGAAGAAGAAAAAAGATATGTTCACCATTATAACATGCCTGCTTATGCCACGGGAGAGGCAAGATCGCTTAAGCTTCCGGGAAGGCGTGAGATTGGTCATGGGGCTTTGGCTGAGCGTGCACTTGAACCGGTAATACCCAGCGAAGAAGAATTCCCATACGCATTGCGTTTGGTGAGTGAAGTTCTCAGCTCAAACGGCTCATCATCAATGGCCAGCACCTGCGGATCTACGCTTGCGCTTCTGGATGCAGGCGTGCCTATCAAATCGCCTGTAGCGGGCATTGCGATGGGGCTGATAAAAGATCCTAAAACAAATAAAGTGGCGATTTTGAGCGATATACAGGGCTTAGAGGACTTTTTGGGCGACATGGACTTCAAAGTTACGGGCACAACAAAGGGTATTACGGCTATTCAGATGGATATCAAAATTGCCGGAATTGACGAAAAGATTTTGCAGACTGCGCTTGAACAGGCAAGAGTAGGCAGAATTGAAATTCTGGGTGAGATGCTCAAGGTCATAAAAGTGCCAAACAAGAACCTGAACAAATATGCACCCAAGATTATTACTTTCAACATTGACCCTGATAAAATCAGAGATGTTATCGGCAGCGGCGGAAAGGTTATTAACAAGATTATTGAAGAGACGGGCGTTAAGATAAACATTGAAGACGACGGAAAGGTGGATATCGCCAGCAGCGATGAAGTGCAGCTTAAGCGGGCTAAGGAGATAGTCATGGGCATCGTTGAGGATTTGGAAGTCGGCAAGGAATATGATGGCAAGGTTATGCGTATTATGCAGTTTGGTGCATTCGTTGAAGTTTTACCTACCAAAGAAGGAATGATACATATTTCCAAGCTCAGCGAAGAACATGTTGCCAAAGTAACAGATGTTGTAAACATTGGTGACAAGGTGAGAGTAAAGGCTATTAAGGTTGACGAAAAAGGCAGAGTAGATTTTAGGCTCGTAAAAAAACTTTAA
- a CDS encoding insulinase family protein: protein MKTKTKVYNSGLRLIVSTTDTKAVSMFIGVDTGSVNEDKTNNGISHFIEHMVFKGTKNRTSEQINRDFESLGAVTNAFTSPYVTAFHSQCIDENADKCFEILSDLILNPTFDETEFKKERKVIFEEIDMYEDDPGSVAYDNFICKFFEGTKMGKLLIGTKKILNKLTPQHLRDYMAKFYVPPNIVVSVAGGVDFETAEKFVNKHFACRFKTKGHPHVYNQDKKVFMAPKSIFLGLKKDINQTNIIFGLPICGVFSDDRLAYGVASFIFGGSMSSRLSERIRNKLAFVYSIHALPDFYDIGGVLNVSFATNKEHQEEAILAIKQEMDDLMNNGVSDEEFNRAKTFYKSTIILSEENSINIARHNLTNVLTFNEYKSIEDRIAGINRVTKEQVNRIFKCMFQTKNVCGVVVSSEPNTKIFAPLVD, encoded by the coding sequence ATGAAAACAAAAACAAAGGTATATAACAGTGGCCTTAGGCTTATTGTGAGTACTACCGACACCAAAGCGGTAAGCATGTTTATCGGTGTTGACACGGGTAGCGTAAATGAAGATAAAACCAACAACGGAATTTCACACTTTATTGAGCATATGGTATTTAAGGGCACAAAGAACAGAACCTCAGAACAAATAAACCGAGACTTTGAAAGTCTGGGCGCCGTTACAAATGCATTTACTTCGCCTTATGTTACGGCTTTTCACAGTCAGTGTATTGACGAAAATGCTGATAAGTGCTTTGAAATTTTGAGCGACCTTATTTTAAATCCTACCTTTGACGAGACCGAATTTAAGAAAGAGCGCAAGGTTATTTTTGAAGAAATTGACATGTATGAGGATGACCCGGGCTCAGTAGCCTACGACAACTTTATCTGTAAGTTTTTTGAAGGCACAAAAATGGGCAAACTGCTTATCGGCACAAAAAAGATACTTAACAAACTCACACCGCAGCATCTGAGAGACTATATGGCAAAGTTTTATGTTCCGCCTAATATTGTGGTGTCGGTTGCTGGGGGTGTAGACTTTGAAACGGCTGAAAAGTTTGTGAATAAACATTTTGCCTGCCGTTTTAAAACTAAAGGGCATCCGCATGTTTATAATCAGGACAAAAAGGTGTTTATGGCACCGAAATCAATATTTTTGGGGCTGAAAAAAGATATTAATCAAACAAATATTATATTTGGGCTGCCCATTTGCGGAGTATTTAGCGATGACCGTCTGGCTTATGGTGTGGCGAGCTTTATTTTTGGCGGCAGTATGAGCTCACGTTTAAGTGAGCGCATCAGAAATAAGCTGGCATTTGTTTATTCTATTCACGCACTACCGGATTTTTATGATATAGGCGGTGTTTTGAATGTCAGTTTTGCCACCAACAAAGAGCATCAGGAAGAGGCTATTTTAGCTATCAAACAGGAAATGGACGATCTTATGAACAATGGTGTGAGTGACGAAGAATTTAACCGCGCCAAAACATTTTATAAAAGCACGATAATTTTGTCGGAAGAAAATTCAATAAATATCGCAAGGCATAATCTTACAAATGTTTTGACATTTAATGAATATAAGAGCATAGAAGACAGAATTGCCGGTATCAACAGAGTGACAAAAGAACAAGTTAACCGAATTTTTAAATGTATGTTTCAAACCAAAAACGTTTGCGGCGTTGTTGTAAGCAGTGAGCCGAATACCAAAATTTTTGCCCCGCTTGTTGACTAA